TTCCAATACAAGGTGAGCTTTGATCTTATTCTTAGTACTTAGTTCTTAGTATCATAGGCAGCATAAAATGTTCAGTGATTCAGAGATTGTCATGCTGATGTCGTTTGTCAGTTAGTAAAGTTTTGCATCCCATGCATATTGGATATTTTCCAGATTAAATTATACAAATTAATGTTCTTTCTTATGTGTCAtttgcatttatacatttgcatgttttgtatttgtatattaaCAAATATGTACTTTTcaggtttatttataaaaaaattacaaaaagatTGTAATGCATAACTTTTTTCTAGCGTCATTGTCACTATGTTAATGCAGAGTCAATGCCTTGTATGTAGACTAGGCCAGATTTAATGTTAAATGGGCAACACTGTACAATAAGGTGATGTTAGTTAAAATTagaaaatgcattagctaacattagctaaaaataaacaatttcgtTTTTCTGCTTTTATTAATCCTTCTTAATGTTAGTTCCTGTCAATacagttcatgttagttcatggtgcattaactaatgttaacagtaaaatgtttgattttaataatgtattagtaaatgctgaaattaacatgaattaatattaacaaatgctgtagaagtattgttcattattagttcatgttagctaatgcattaacaaaatgttaacaaatagcaccttattgtaaagtgttaccgttaaATGTTCTTTTACCAAATAAACCAatgctgtagtatactttagtatttactttaGCAAACTGTAGTATAATTCTTATAAGTATACTGCAATTTTTCATATGggcatatataaataaataaataggtttaaaataaaaaaacaataataacttAACTTAACTTAATTTAGCTTAATCTATTGTATATCTTTTCTATCTAAATAACACAAATGGAagattacactgtaaaacttacTGTAGAACTTACAGTAACTTACtctagatttaattactacttaaaactactttcctGTTACTAGTGCTGTTTTAAGTTTGactaaactttactttaatcaaaattaaaacactttgactttagAGTTTAAAAatggtctcattactggcattgccacagcaacacagcaaaaaatgacattcttcctaagcatttttgttttgttttctagtaaaaagtattttaaacttcttaaattacgatacatttacataacaagaaaagtgacccaagatatttagtcttgttttatgaaagaaactaTAAGAACCAGgcaagtttatgtttaaaacaaaattgtaaattaaatctacagtaagttactggcaaacctgctgcaaaaataCAGCAATGTTTTACCGTGTAATGTTAATTATAAtgctattaaattattaaattatcatTCATCttccatttttgttattttatagatTTGTTGTGTTATAATTTTTAAATCAGAGGTGTACATTTGTGAACAAACTTAAATGTTGTCAATAActcaatttattatttatgtacaTAATTGAATAGCTTTCTCAGTTCTACATGGTATCTGTTCATCATTCCCTCagctatttttaatttcatattaTGGCCAGATTTTTCCTGTCTGTGAAAGCCACACACATGCAGTCCAGATTTAAAATTACGAACTACAGACGACACTCATAGCACACATTCCAAATAAAACTATCATATCTTCCTTCAAAGAGGTGGCCAATTTGATTGACACATGGAGCTAATTGGATCCACTCAGACGGCCACTTACGCTCGGCCCAAAACCAGCCACTTCCTGCCAGCCATTTCCACCACAGCATCCAGTTATAGAAGCCACCATCCAGCCCTGACCTTTAACCAAAATTCAAACATGCCCTGGAAAACCAACACTTACTTTAGGACCGGCAGTGCTATACCCACCGTATCAGCCCTCCAGAGAGAAAACCTGGACCTGGTCCGGGCCAAGACCATGTTTTACCCCTCTAACAGAACGGCTCTCAGCACACGCTACATGCCTGATGATTGGTACAAATCCAACCACAGTAACTACAGGGAGTCGGAATCATCCCGGAACAGCGCGGAGAGGCTGCGGAGAGACACGATCCGGTTGATCCAGGATAAAGACCAGCTGACCCGCAGAACCCAGGAGACCACCAGTAAGAACATTGGAGAAAGACTAAACAACATCAGCTTTTGGAGGTCGGAGCTCAACCACGAGATCGACAACATGGTGACGGAGATAGCAGCATTGACCGATGTCAAAAGGAGATTGGAAAGAGCTCTGGCTGAGACGGAGAGCCCGCTGCAGGTGATGTCTTGACTACTAACCacgtatttattaaaaaaaattgttttcttAGTTAGGTAACTAATTTGGGTCATAGTGATCTATCTAAAGGACCAGTAACCAGAAAACACCACGGCAGAGTGTCAAGTGACTCAAAACTTTGTAATAGACCCAAGCGGGGTGTAACAAATAGACTTTCAGTCACACAAAGCACACTAGATCTACCTGCTGACCTCAATGTGTTCCATCTTTGTCTTCATTGAGTTACATGTCTGACTCAAAGTGATACGGTTTCCATAGTAACCACACCAAAACATGGTCGCTTCTAGTATCTTGCTATTAACACCTTGCATCATTGCTCACAAGACATTTCCATAGTGATATGTTTGTTGACCAGCGCTGCTGTTGACACATTTTAAGCGAATCAGAAAGGGTTTCCCACAATGATGTCATGTTTCATGTGGTGTCTTCTACAGAACGGGTATTCGTGGACAAAACAAGCCTTTATGATTTAATGTTCCACTCCTTATATCTCATTTTATTGTCACTAAACTTTTTGTGGTTTAATGTTGCTTTGCAACCAGTTTTAGTAATGTTATGTCAAAGATTGTAATTAGacatgcaccgatactaaatttctccaccgattaTTCAGACTGATATCgggtctgaagattaaattaatatttcttaactttctgaattttatgaattcatacaatgactattaatattaaacatcaaactggtgatgtttcttaacattttctatacacagagcacaaattcaatgcattttcctgtcctcttttgattgacaggatatattggCCCTCATCATcgtctgtttttaaactatcagcTGATAGCCAATTGTGTGATAAATGGCATGCATCTCTAATtgaaatcattgtttatgaaaCTTATTTGGTATTTTTTGAAAACGTaataaaatcattcatttcaataaatatatattaatataaatgaaaatttaagtaggcctaatcTATCATCTCTCTCTCAGTAAACAcacatgacatatttttgtcatgtttataaATATGAGTACTTTGATGCGCTTAATCCCATATGTAGAGGTCATATCGAGGTCAAATATGATAtcttattatatattttcttaCCGTTTCAGGTGTCTCAGGAATGTTTGTTCCACAGGGAGAAACGGATGACCATTGACCTGGTTCATGATGGCGTGGAGATAGATTTAATTAAGGTCAGATCATCTTTATTTATCAACATCTAAACACATGAATCCACAGAATAAACATCATTCAAAGTGATGGGTGAGTGACACATCGAGTTTTGTCTGGATACTTGAAAATAATGAGTAAATCACACTGCATATTTCTGTAATGACTCTTAAACTGTATACTTGACCGTTTCCCAGGTCACTGTTTTTCTACATTATATTCAATATCTATTGTATCACTCTGTGGTAACTTTCTATTAGTCACATAATAAGCATGAATGTGCAGTCAGACGGTCATTGGCTAAAGATTACACATTTTCCTTTTCTTTAAACAGGAGGTGGAGGTTATTAAGTCATGTCAGGAGAGAATGAGAAGACATTTAGAGAGAGCCATTGCTCAGCTAGCGTGAGTCTTACAAAAGGCACTCCAGAAGATAAAGTACTCGTAGGGTTCATTTTAccgattcatttttttaactatATGCTCAAGTTATCTTTCAAACACAATGCATTGTGTGGTTTTACTGTTACATTGATCGTGTTTCTCAAGGTTTCTGACCTGTTGTGTGTTGTTCATACATTCACAGGTCAAACCGTGCTGCCCAGCATGAGCTGGAGAGAGATTTGAGCGATAAGTTGACAGCACAGAGAATCGATGACAGGTGTCACCACCTCAGAAACACATCTGATGGAATCAGTTACTACAGAGGAATCGATCGTCTGGACCCCTCGTGAGTTTATTACACAGTTGTGTAAACACATGAAATGccataaagaaataaaatgatgtCACATCTACAGATGTTATTATCAAAACTCACTCATGTTTGTTTTACTTACAGCATCAGTCTTCCAGACTCCTGGTCCAAGTTCACTGATGACAACATCCTTCATTCTCAGAGTGAACGAGCCGCATCTCACAGACTACGTGATGAGATCGAGATTCTGCTTAATGCCACTTCCAACGAGATGTGGAACCAGTTTAACACCGTGAACGTGTCCTTTACCAACCGTATCTCTGAGACAGCAGATGCCAAAAACAACTTGCAGACACACCTGGCCAAGGTAAACACAATGTGA
This genomic window from Triplophysa rosa linkage group LG18, Trosa_1v2, whole genome shotgun sequence contains:
- the tekt3 gene encoding tektin-3, encoding MELIGSTQTATYARPKTSHFLPAISTTASSYRSHHPALTFNQNSNMPWKTNTYFRTGSAIPTVSALQRENLDLVRAKTMFYPSNRTALSTRYMPDDWYKSNHSNYRESESSRNSAERLRRDTIRLIQDKDQLTRRTQETTSKNIGERLNNISFWRSELNHEIDNMVTEIAALTDVKRRLERALAETESPLQVSQECLFHREKRMTIDLVHDGVEIDLIKEVEVIKSCQERMRRHLERAIAQLASNRAAQHELERDLSDKLTAQRIDDRCHHLRNTSDGISYYRGIDRLDPSISLPDSWSKFTDDNILHSQSERAASHRLRDEIEILLNATSNEMWNQFNTVNVSFTNRISETADAKNNLQTHLAKTLQEIFQTEMLIDALKKAIRDKENPLKVAQTRLEERSRRPNVELCRDNPHHRLITEVREIEDTVQKLKERLMEAENTLQNLVKTKVVLEYDLSVKANSVFLDQEKCMSMRKSFPSTPRLIGYT